The Niastella koreensis GR20-10 genome includes a window with the following:
- a CDS encoding aconitate hydratase, with translation MPEKVAEARKLVGRPLTLAEKILYSHLFVPTEKAHERGVDYVDFTPDRVAMQDATAQMALLQFMTCGRAKVAVPSTVHCDHLIQAKTGAQEDLKTANEVNKEVYEFLASISNKYGIGFWKPGAGIIHQVVLENYAFPGGMMIGTDSHTPNAGGLGMIAIGVGGADAVDVMAGLPWELKMPKLIGVKLTGKMNGWTSSKDVILKVAGILTVKGGTGAIVEYFGPGADSLSATGKATICNMGAEIGATCSLFGYDEKMAAYLTATGREEVAVAATQIKEYLRPDEEVYADPAKYYDQLIEINLDELEPYVNGPFTPDLAWPISKFAEAVKANDWPARLEVALIGSCTNSSYEDISRSASLAKQAVDKKLKAKAEFTITPGSEVVRYTIEKDGFLDTFYKIGGVVLANACGPCIGQWARHIDDPKRKNSIITSFNRNFAKRNDGLASTHAFVASPEIVTAFAIAGDLTFNPLKDKLKNEEGKEVMLDEPTGVELPPKGFSVEDAGYTAPAADGSGVVVKVAADSQRLQLLEPFAAWEGTDLKGLKLLIKAKGKCTTDHISMAGPWLKFRGHLDNISNNMLIGAVNFFNDETDKVKNELTGEYGAVPATQRAYKAAGIGSVVVGDENYGEGSSREHAAMEPRHLGVRAIVVRSFARIHETNLKKQGMLALTFANKEDYDKVQEDDNIDFVGLGSFAPGKPLTMVLNHKNGSKDEVTLNHTYNKQQIEWFKSGGALNVIRAQFAKK, from the coding sequence ATGCCTGAGAAGGTTGCAGAAGCGCGTAAACTGGTAGGCCGTCCCCTAACATTAGCAGAAAAAATATTATATTCCCACCTGTTCGTTCCCACGGAAAAAGCACATGAGCGCGGGGTTGATTACGTAGATTTCACGCCCGACCGTGTTGCGATGCAGGATGCAACGGCTCAAATGGCATTGTTGCAGTTTATGACCTGTGGACGTGCAAAAGTGGCTGTACCTTCTACCGTGCATTGCGACCACCTGATCCAGGCCAAAACCGGCGCTCAGGAAGATTTGAAAACCGCTAACGAAGTAAATAAAGAAGTATACGAATTCCTGGCTTCAATTTCCAATAAATACGGTATCGGTTTCTGGAAACCCGGAGCTGGTATTATTCACCAGGTAGTACTGGAAAACTACGCCTTCCCCGGCGGTATGATGATCGGTACTGACAGCCACACGCCTAATGCTGGTGGTTTAGGTATGATTGCCATTGGAGTAGGGGGGGCAGACGCCGTTGACGTAATGGCCGGCCTGCCCTGGGAGCTGAAAATGCCCAAATTGATCGGTGTTAAATTAACCGGTAAAATGAATGGCTGGACCTCTTCCAAAGACGTGATCCTGAAAGTGGCTGGTATCTTAACCGTAAAAGGTGGTACCGGTGCAATTGTGGAATACTTTGGACCTGGCGCCGACAGCTTAAGCGCTACCGGTAAAGCTACCATCTGTAACATGGGTGCTGAAATTGGTGCAACCTGCTCATTGTTCGGTTATGATGAGAAAATGGCTGCTTATCTCACTGCAACCGGCCGCGAAGAAGTAGCTGTTGCTGCAACGCAGATCAAAGAGTACCTGCGTCCTGACGAAGAAGTATATGCTGATCCTGCCAAATACTACGATCAGCTGATTGAAATAAACCTCGATGAACTGGAGCCTTATGTAAACGGTCCGTTTACGCCCGACCTGGCATGGCCCATTTCTAAATTTGCTGAGGCGGTAAAAGCAAACGATTGGCCAGCCAGACTGGAAGTGGCTTTGATCGGTAGCTGCACCAACTCTTCTTACGAAGACATCAGCCGTTCTGCCTCCCTGGCAAAACAGGCCGTTGATAAAAAATTAAAAGCCAAAGCAGAATTCACCATTACTCCAGGTTCTGAAGTAGTTCGTTATACCATTGAAAAAGATGGTTTCCTCGATACTTTCTACAAAATTGGTGGTGTAGTACTGGCAAACGCCTGCGGACCTTGTATTGGTCAATGGGCGCGCCACATCGATGATCCAAAACGTAAGAATTCGATCATCACTTCTTTCAACCGCAACTTTGCAAAACGTAACGACGGTCTGGCTTCAACCCACGCGTTTGTAGCTTCACCTGAGATCGTAACTGCATTCGCCATTGCCGGTGACTTAACCTTCAACCCGCTGAAAGATAAACTGAAGAACGAAGAAGGTAAAGAAGTAATGCTGGATGAACCAACTGGTGTTGAATTACCACCCAAAGGTTTCTCTGTTGAAGATGCCGGTTATACTGCACCTGCTGCCGATGGTAGCGGTGTTGTGGTAAAAGTAGCTGCAGATTCACAACGTTTACAATTACTGGAACCATTTGCAGCCTGGGAAGGCACTGACCTGAAAGGGTTGAAACTGCTGATCAAGGCAAAAGGCAAATGTACCACTGACCATATCTCAATGGCTGGTCCATGGTTGAAATTCCGTGGCCACCTCGATAACATCAGTAACAACATGCTGATCGGCGCAGTAAACTTCTTTAACGACGAAACCGATAAAGTAAAGAACGAGCTGACCGGTGAATATGGTGCAGTACCTGCTACCCAACGCGCTTACAAAGCTGCTGGCATTGGTTCAGTAGTGGTAGGTGATGAGAACTATGGCGAAGGTTCAAGCCGCGAGCACGCAGCTATGGAGCCCCGTCACTTAGGCGTTCGCGCTATTGTGGTAAGAAGCTTTGCGCGTATTCACGAAACCAACCTGAAAAAACAGGGTATGCTGGCGCTGACCTTTGCTAACAAAGAAGATTACGATAAAGTACAGGAAGACGATAACATCGACTTCGTTGGCCTGGGATCGTTTGCACCTGGCAAACCATTGACTATGGTGTTGAACCATAAAAATGGCAGCAAAGATGAGGTAACACTCAACCACACCTACAATAAACAACAGATCGAGTGGTTTAAATCAGGTGGTGCGCTGAACGTTATCCGCGCTCAGTTTGCTAAGAAGTAA
- a CDS encoding PspC domain-containing protein has product MNRFRQFIEWQAFGVCTAIGERLGIATSRIRTWFIYVSFLTMGSPLIIYFILAFWMNIKRYIWSLRRNPLKYQ; this is encoded by the coding sequence ATGAACCGGTTCAGGCAATTTATAGAATGGCAGGCATTTGGCGTTTGTACCGCTATTGGCGAACGATTGGGCATCGCTACATCCCGCATTCGTACCTGGTTTATCTATGTATCCTTCCTTACGATGGGTTCTCCCCTCATAATTTATTTTATTCTTGCATTTTGGATGAATATTAAAAGGTACATTTGGTCACTGCGCCGTAACCCGCTGAAATATCAATAA
- a CDS encoding helix-turn-helix transcriptional regulator codes for MFEFEYTDTNYEQLVHAMGAALKVPMLNDHLLFPEAIGAGTLRHVHVPNGLHAYLIDCTWHQDWHIHSSSTAEEFYTLRFDELTVPNSLTISISDEKLREKNTSKAFAYLTSSHYNWSYEGTEGCTWKGVNIVFSKKWLAQYFDVARVDEVLSSYVSLKAESINIEPLDARYRRWMKTICQVEESNPLRKTILQNRMMLLIERFFNSLFEKMSNPAYRLPLTHDDIARVMHIERLLTKNILQTPPSIQQLAKIAAISESKLKKDFKTMYSFPIYEYFQKARMHAAQDKLLTGKFSVKEVAMELGYSNLSNFTIAFKKEFGILPSQLLTPKKLSD; via the coding sequence GTGTTTGAATTTGAATATACTGATACCAATTATGAACAATTGGTGCATGCAATGGGGGCTGCGTTAAAGGTTCCCATGCTTAACGACCATTTGTTATTTCCCGAAGCTATTGGCGCCGGTACCTTACGCCACGTTCATGTGCCCAATGGCCTGCATGCTTATCTTATCGATTGTACGTGGCACCAGGACTGGCATATTCACTCCAGCAGCACGGCAGAAGAATTTTATACACTTCGCTTTGATGAACTTACTGTTCCCAATTCTCTTACCATTTCCATTAGCGATGAAAAATTACGGGAGAAAAATACCAGCAAGGCATTTGCCTACCTCACCAGTTCGCATTATAACTGGTCGTACGAAGGCACAGAAGGCTGCACCTGGAAAGGCGTGAATATTGTTTTCAGCAAGAAATGGCTGGCGCAGTACTTTGATGTGGCCCGGGTGGATGAAGTACTGTCATCGTACGTATCACTAAAAGCCGAAAGCATTAACATAGAACCGCTGGATGCCCGGTACCGCCGGTGGATGAAAACCATTTGCCAGGTAGAAGAAAGCAATCCGTTGCGAAAAACCATTCTGCAAAACCGCATGATGTTGCTGATTGAACGGTTCTTCAACAGTTTGTTCGAGAAAATGAGCAACCCCGCTTACCGCCTGCCACTTACCCATGATGACATTGCCCGTGTTATGCATATAGAACGGTTGTTAACAAAGAACATACTGCAAACCCCACCCTCCATACAACAGCTGGCTAAAATTGCCGCCATCAGCGAATCGAAGCTGAAGAAGGATTTTAAGACCATGTACAGTTTTCCCATCTATGAGTACTTTCAAAAAGCCCGCATGCATGCCGCACAGGACAAACTGTTAACGGGCAAATTTTCGGTAAAAGAAGTGGCCATGGAACTGGGCTACAGCAACCTGAGCAACTTCACCATCGCCTTTAAAAAAGAGTTTGGCATCCTGCCCAGCCAGCTGCTCACCCCTAAAAAGCTATCAGATTAA
- a CDS encoding DUF4382 domain-containing protein has protein sequence MKSNFFAALFLGLLFTCSLNSCSKSDSAQKSRLQVRLTDDPAAYDAVNIDIQDVQINVTGDDDKGWQSLPGVKKGIYNILNLVNDKDTLLADADIPSGKLHQIRLVLGDNNSVVMGGVSTHLETPSAQQSGLKLNVQQDVTGGILYTMVLDFDAARSIVTTGSGKYSLKPVIRTVLNAVGGSIKGAVTPGSVLTAVYAINGTDTLTTFTDASGAYLIKGVPAATYNMLYWPTDATYQKQTKSGIAVNTGKVTLVDTIRLAH, from the coding sequence ATGAAATCCAATTTTTTCGCAGCCCTGTTCCTGGGCTTACTGTTTACCTGTTCCCTGAATTCCTGTTCCAAAAGTGATTCTGCTCAAAAATCCAGATTGCAAGTCCGCCTGACTGACGATCCTGCTGCCTACGATGCGGTTAATATCGACATCCAGGATGTACAGATCAATGTAACCGGCGATGACGACAAAGGCTGGCAATCGCTACCAGGCGTGAAAAAAGGCATTTACAACATCCTTAACCTGGTAAATGACAAAGACACCCTGCTGGCTGATGCCGACATTCCATCGGGCAAACTGCACCAGATCCGCCTCGTACTGGGCGACAACAACAGCGTTGTTATGGGTGGCGTTAGCACACACCTTGAAACACCCAGCGCACAACAAAGCGGTTTAAAGCTGAACGTGCAGCAGGATGTAACCGGTGGCATTTTGTACACCATGGTGCTCGATTTTGATGCTGCCCGGTCAATCGTTACTACCGGTAGCGGTAAATACAGCCTGAAACCAGTTATCCGCACGGTGTTAAATGCAGTAGGTGGAAGCATTAAAGGAGCCGTTACTCCAGGTTCAGTTCTTACTGCAGTGTATGCTATTAACGGTACCGATACCCTTACTACATTCACTGATGCTTCTGGTGCTTATTTGATAAAAGGCGTACCAGCTGCAACTTACAACATGCTTTACTGGCCTACCGATGCTACTTATCAAAAGCAAACTAAATCCGGTATTGCTGTAAATACCGGTAAGGTTACGCTTGTAGATACGATTCGCTTAGCGCATTAA
- the kdsA gene encoding 3-deoxy-8-phosphooctulonate synthase, with product MLTNLFAGQQYDATNFFLIAGPCVVESEELLMEVGDKVSTICRNLGIPYIFKASYRKANRTSGSSFTGLGDENGLQLLQKTGKAYKVPVTTDIHGHDEAAMAAKYADILQIPAFLCRQTDLLVAAAETGKIVNVKKGQFVSGPSMKFAVEKIVKAGNENVILTERGNTFGYQDLVVDYRNIPWMKEHGTPVVMDCTHSLQQPNQTTGVTGGNPQLIGTIASAAIASGADGLFIETHPNPAVAKSDGANMLRLELLEGLLQKLVKIRKAVV from the coding sequence ATGCTTACGAACCTTTTTGCAGGACAACAATACGATGCCACCAACTTCTTTCTGATTGCCGGCCCGTGTGTGGTGGAAAGTGAGGAACTGTTGATGGAAGTAGGGGATAAGGTATCTACCATTTGCCGGAACCTGGGTATCCCATACATATTTAAAGCCTCTTACCGGAAGGCCAATCGTACCAGTGGTTCCTCTTTTACCGGCCTGGGCGATGAAAACGGGTTACAATTGTTACAAAAAACAGGAAAAGCCTATAAGGTGCCTGTTACTACTGATATTCATGGGCACGATGAAGCGGCCATGGCTGCGAAATATGCCGATATTTTACAGATCCCAGCTTTCCTGTGCCGACAAACCGATCTGCTGGTAGCTGCCGCCGAAACCGGTAAAATTGTGAACGTAAAAAAGGGGCAATTCGTTAGCGGCCCTTCTATGAAGTTTGCGGTAGAAAAAATTGTAAAAGCCGGTAATGAGAATGTGATCCTGACCGAGCGCGGAAATACCTTCGGTTACCAGGACCTGGTGGTTGACTACCGGAATATTCCCTGGATGAAAGAACATGGAACCCCGGTGGTAATGGATTGCACACACAGTTTGCAACAACCCAATCAAACCACAGGCGTGACCGGTGGTAACCCACAACTGATAGGCACTATTGCCAGCGCAGCGATCGCTTCCGGCGCCGATGGATTATTTATTGAAACACACCCCAATCCGGCAGTAGCCAAAAGCGACGGTGCCAATATGCTGCGGTTGGAGCTGCTGGAAGGATTGTTACAGAAGCTGGTGAAGATCAGAAAGGCAGTGGTGTAG
- a CDS encoding NAD-dependent epimerase/dehydratase family protein, which yields MIRERILVIGASGQIGVELTLALRKIYGNNNVVASDLREENELLKGTGPYVSIDVMNKEMLHVQVIRQNITQIYLLAAILSATGEKNPNLAWHLNMQGLLNVLDIAREEKIYKVYWPSSIAVFGPTSPKQNCPQQTIIEPTTVYGISKYAGEFWCNYYHQRYHVDVRSIRYPGLISYKSAPGGGTTDYAVEIYHEALEEKKYTCFLREDTYLPMMYMPDAIRATIELMEAPAAQISIRTSYNVSAMSFSPKEISAAIKNYIPEFSISYEPDYRQSIADSWPQSIDDSVAGKDWSWKPEYDLDKMTKDMLENLRQQ from the coding sequence ATGATTAGAGAAAGAATACTCGTAATTGGCGCATCGGGCCAAATTGGGGTTGAATTAACCCTGGCCCTGCGTAAGATCTATGGCAATAACAATGTGGTTGCTTCGGATCTGCGGGAAGAAAACGAACTCCTGAAAGGCACCGGCCCATACGTTAGCATAGATGTTATGAACAAGGAAATGCTGCACGTACAGGTTATCAGGCAGAACATTACCCAGATTTACCTGCTGGCAGCCATACTTTCGGCAACCGGTGAAAAAAACCCCAACCTGGCCTGGCACCTGAACATGCAGGGTTTGCTGAATGTGCTGGACATTGCCCGCGAAGAAAAGATCTATAAAGTTTACTGGCCAAGCAGTATTGCGGTATTTGGTCCTACTTCGCCTAAACAAAACTGTCCGCAACAAACCATTATTGAGCCTACCACGGTTTATGGTATCAGTAAGTATGCGGGTGAGTTCTGGTGTAATTACTATCACCAGCGTTACCACGTAGATGTGCGCAGTATTCGTTATCCCGGTTTAATCTCTTATAAATCTGCACCAGGTGGCGGTACTACCGACTATGCAGTGGAGATTTATCACGAGGCGCTGGAAGAAAAGAAATATACCTGCTTCCTGCGAGAAGATACCTATCTGCCCATGATGTATATGCCGGATGCCATCAGGGCTACCATTGAATTGATGGAAGCGCCGGCTGCACAAATCTCTATCCGAACCTCGTACAATGTGTCGGCCATGAGTTTCTCGCCCAAAGAGATCAGCGCCGCCATTAAAAATTATATTCCTGAATTCAGCATCAGCTACGAACCCGATTACCGGCAATCTATCGCCGACAGCTGGCCGCAAAGTATTGACGATTCTGTTGCCGGTAAAGACTGGAGCTGGAAACCTGAATACGACCTGGATAAAATGACGAAGGACATGCTGGAAAACCTTCGCCAGCAATAG
- a CDS encoding peroxiredoxin family protein translates to MKKIPWIIGFITVLALNAAANPPLPTGWWRATLQRADGHTIDFNVAMQYKNGKPLWFIRNATEKIQVTGIEQKQDSILVQMPLFESEFRLQQVNNNTLRGVWIKGTSSVTQVMPVTFVYNQSKRYPQAKQTKQKITGRWGATFIDGKKPYPAVVEFKQNGLALTGTVLTPTGDYRYLEGAVSNDTLHLSTFDGSHAYYFRATVKNDSVITDGEYFSGATSIEKWTAWRDEKAIVPDTLSAVYMKRGEDKLHFRFPDLDSNYVSMSDPRFQNKVVIVQLMGSWCPNCMDETAFLSDYYNKNKQRGIEMVALAYENSTDFHRSQKSLRRFQQRFNITYPMLITGVRAADSLRTEKTLPEITRIKMLPTALFFGRDGTVKRIHTGFYGPGTGEHYETFKKEFYSIMEDLLKQ, encoded by the coding sequence ATGAAAAAGATTCCCTGGATCATCGGTTTTATTACCGTTCTTGCCCTAAACGCTGCAGCCAATCCCCCCCTGCCCACCGGTTGGTGGCGCGCCACTTTACAACGTGCTGATGGCCACACTATTGATTTTAATGTAGCTATGCAATATAAGAATGGTAAACCGCTTTGGTTTATCCGTAACGCCACAGAAAAGATCCAGGTAACCGGTATTGAACAAAAACAGGATTCCATCCTGGTGCAAATGCCTTTGTTTGAATCGGAGTTCAGGTTGCAACAGGTAAATAACAATACATTGCGTGGCGTGTGGATCAAAGGCACTTCCTCCGTTACGCAGGTGATGCCGGTAACATTTGTATACAACCAATCCAAACGATACCCGCAGGCCAAACAAACCAAACAAAAAATTACCGGCCGCTGGGGCGCTACTTTTATCGATGGGAAAAAACCTTATCCCGCAGTTGTTGAGTTCAAACAAAACGGACTGGCATTAACCGGCACCGTATTAACACCCACTGGCGATTATCGTTACCTGGAAGGCGCTGTAAGCAACGATACCCTGCACCTGAGTACTTTCGATGGCAGCCATGCGTATTACTTCAGGGCCACTGTTAAAAATGATTCTGTGATTACCGATGGGGAGTATTTTTCCGGCGCTACTTCCATTGAAAAGTGGACGGCCTGGAGAGATGAGAAAGCAATAGTTCCCGATACACTGTCGGCTGTATATATGAAACGGGGTGAAGACAAATTGCATTTTCGCTTCCCCGACCTCGATAGCAACTATGTTAGCATGAGCGACCCGCGCTTTCAAAATAAAGTAGTGATCGTGCAGCTCATGGGTTCCTGGTGCCCTAATTGTATGGATGAAACCGCTTTCCTTAGTGATTACTACAACAAGAATAAACAGCGGGGTATTGAAATGGTAGCACTGGCCTATGAAAACAGTACCGATTTCCATCGCTCACAAAAGAGCCTTCGCCGGTTTCAACAACGGTTTAATATTACCTATCCCATGCTGATCACAGGAGTACGTGCAGCAGACTCCCTGCGTACCGAAAAAACATTACCCGAAATTACCAGAATAAAAATGTTGCCCACCGCTTTGTTCTTTGGCCGCGACGGCACGGTTAAAAGAATACATACCGGTTTTTATGGCCCCGGCACAGGGGAACATTACGAAACATTTAAAAAAGAATTTTATTCTATTATGGAAGATCTGTTGAAACAATAG
- a CDS encoding 3-keto-disaccharide hydrolase, translating to MVQRFLFSCILLLCVYASQAQTAPRQGDPKLTEYWDPEVKVITPGKTNADPPSDAIILFGGQNADAWAAKDNSAAKWKVADGILTIVPGTGEIHTKQGFGDCQLHIEWRIAADVKGESQARGNSGIFFMGRYELQVLDSYKNRTYSNGQAGSIYKQLPPLVNASRGPGEWQTYDVIFTAPRFNEDGVVKSQAHITVLHNGVLVQNDAHLWGGTQYIGTPTYEKHGDKEPLVLQDHGNTTSFRNIWIRPL from the coding sequence ATGGTGCAACGATTCTTGTTTAGCTGTATCCTGCTTCTTTGCGTATATGCCTCGCAGGCACAAACAGCGCCGCGGCAGGGCGATCCTAAATTGACCGAATATTGGGACCCTGAAGTAAAAGTGATCACACCCGGTAAGACAAACGCCGATCCACCTTCCGATGCCATCATTCTTTTTGGCGGACAAAATGCCGATGCCTGGGCGGCTAAAGACAACAGTGCGGCCAAATGGAAAGTAGCCGATGGTATTTTGACCATTGTGCCGGGCACTGGTGAAATTCATACCAAACAGGGTTTTGGTGACTGTCAGTTGCATATTGAATGGAGAATAGCAGCCGACGTAAAAGGTGAAAGCCAGGCCCGCGGTAACAGCGGGATCTTTTTTATGGGCCGTTACGAGTTGCAGGTGCTGGATTCGTACAAGAACAGGACCTATAGCAATGGACAGGCCGGTAGCATTTATAAACAATTACCACCCCTGGTAAATGCCAGCAGAGGTCCCGGTGAATGGCAAACCTATGATGTAATTTTTACTGCGCCGCGTTTTAATGAAGATGGGGTTGTAAAATCACAGGCGCATATAACCGTGTTACATAACGGTGTGTTGGTGCAAAACGATGCGCACCTCTGGGGCGGTACGCAATACATTGGAACGCCTACCTATGAAAAACATGGCGATAAAGAACCGCTGGTATTGCAGGACCATGGTAATACTACCAGCTTTAGAAATATCTGGATACGTCCGTTGTAA
- a CDS encoding acylphosphatase produces the protein MEQTISITISGLVQGVYYRHSTKEKALELGISGVVKNLPDGNVHILATGTADQLDELVHWCKQGPPHAKVKSVDVENLERQVFMSFVIQRS, from the coding sequence ATGGAACAAACCATTTCAATTACCATAAGTGGACTGGTGCAGGGGGTATATTACCGGCACAGCACCAAAGAAAAAGCCCTGGAGCTGGGTATTTCAGGGGTTGTAAAGAACCTGCCTGATGGTAATGTACACATCCTGGCCACCGGTACAGCCGATCAGCTGGATGAGCTCGTGCACTGGTGTAAACAGGGGCCACCACATGCAAAAGTAAAATCGGTTGATGTGGAGAACCTGGAAAGGCAGGTGTTTATGAGTTTTGTGATACAGCGTTCCTAG
- a CDS encoding OsmC family protein: MKEHHYKVNITWTGNRGNGTSSYNSYDRNHTITAGQKPVIPGSSDPAYRGDKTRYNPEELLVASLSSCHMLWFLHLCSVAGVVVLEYVDDAAGTMEETTDGGGHFTEVTLFPVITVASEEMVEKADDLHEKANALCFIARSCNFPVHHKPIYKIAEHV, translated from the coding sequence ATGAAAGAGCACCATTACAAAGTTAACATTACCTGGACGGGCAACCGGGGTAATGGCACCTCGTCTTATAACTCATACGACCGGAACCATACTATTACCGCCGGACAAAAACCGGTGATCCCCGGCTCCTCTGATCCGGCTTACAGGGGCGATAAAACCCGGTACAATCCCGAAGAATTATTGGTAGCGTCTTTATCTTCCTGCCATATGTTATGGTTTTTGCATTTATGTTCTGTCGCCGGCGTAGTGGTGCTGGAATATGTGGATGACGCTGCCGGCACCATGGAAGAAACAACTGACGGCGGTGGCCATTTTACCGAAGTAACGTTGTTTCCCGTAATTACGGTTGCCAGTGAAGAGATGGTTGAAAAGGCCGATGACCTGCACGAAAAGGCGAATGCATTATGTTTTATTGCCAGGTCATGCAATTTCCCGGTTCATCATAAGCCGATTTATAAGATTGCGGAACACGTTTGA
- the hisG gene encoding ATP phosphoribosyltransferase, which yields MKLRIAIQKSGRLYEDSVQLLKECGIDLRNVKDRLKTEADNFPLEIFFLRDDDIPQYVEDGVADIGIVGENVLYEKNKKAAIVEKLGFGKCRLSVAIPRIQQYEGVQSLQGKRIATSYPFLVNEFLAKNNVQAEIHEISGSVEIAPGIGLADVVADLVSSGSTLLMNGLKEVEVLLQSQAVLIRNNNLNAEQQKLIDKLVFRIRAVKKAKHNKYILLNAPNNKLQEIISLLPGMKSPTVLPLAETGWSSVHSVLSEDTFWDIIEQLKAAGAEGILVVPIEKMII from the coding sequence ATGAAACTTCGGATCGCCATTCAAAAATCGGGTCGCCTGTATGAAGATTCCGTACAACTGCTGAAAGAATGCGGTATTGACCTGCGCAATGTAAAAGACCGGTTAAAAACAGAAGCAGATAATTTCCCCCTGGAAATATTCTTTCTGCGCGACGACGATATTCCGCAATACGTTGAAGATGGCGTGGCAGATATTGGTATTGTAGGCGAAAACGTGTTGTATGAAAAGAACAAAAAAGCAGCCATCGTTGAAAAACTGGGTTTTGGCAAATGCCGCCTTTCAGTAGCCATTCCACGCATACAGCAATATGAAGGCGTACAGAGTTTACAGGGCAAACGCATTGCCACCAGCTATCCCTTCCTCGTTAATGAATTCCTCGCAAAAAATAATGTACAGGCCGAGATCCATGAGATCAGCGGATCTGTTGAAATAGCTCCCGGTATTGGCCTGGCCGATGTAGTGGCCGACCTCGTAAGCAGCGGTTCTACCCTGCTCATGAACGGATTGAAAGAAGTGGAAGTGTTGTTGCAGTCACAGGCTGTTTTGATCCGCAACAACAACCTGAATGCCGAACAGCAAAAGCTGATCGACAAACTGGTGTTCCGCATCCGCGCCGTTAAAAAAGCCAAACACAACAAATATATTTTGTTGAACGCGCCCAACAATAAATTACAGGAGATCATTTCCCTGTTACCCGGGATGAAAAGCCCAACCGTATTGCCGCTGGCCGAAACAGGCTGGAGCAGCGTACACAGCGTACTGAGTGAAGATACCTTCTGGGACATTATAGAGCAATTGAAGGCAGCAGGCGCTGAAGGTATATTGGTAGTGCCCATCGAGAAAATGATCATCTAA